GCAGGCGAAGGCGCTGCTCGACTCGCGCAAGCGGCCGACCGAAGACGAGATCCGGCAATGGCTCGCCGAAAACCTTTGTCGGTGCGGAACCCACGTGCGGATCGTGCGCGCGGTGAAGCGTGCGTCCGAGACCATGGCGTGAGGAGGGACGGATCATGTTCAACGCGCAGATTTCCCGCCGCGAGTTCCTGAAAACTTCGGGCGCGCTTGTTGTCACCTTCGCCGCGGGCAATCCGGGGGCCGAAGCCGCGGCGGCGCCTGCCGCTGTCAAGGCAAAGACAGTAGCACTTGACCAAGTCGACGGGTTCGTCGCGATTGACGGGACCGGTACGGTGACGGTTTACTCGGGGAAGGTGGACCTCGGCACGGGTCTGTACACGGCGCTCATGCAGATAGCCTTGGGGCGCCGGGGAACCTACCGCTGCCATCGTGCCGTCGACGATAGCGAATGCTGTCTATGATGCATGCGGCGCGCGCGTGCGCTCAGTACCGTTCAGGCCGTCGAAGGTTCTTGCTGCGATTAATCAAGAGGTGGTCTGACGCGGAAGCTTTCACCGTTCGGAGCGTCGGCGTCCACGCGGCGGTGAGAATGGCGGGACTGGCGCAGGCGAGCGCCGTCATCAAAAGGGCGACCTGCCCGCCTTCGTTTCGCGCCTCGCTCATCACCCTTTTCCGCTTGCAACGCATCGTACGATGTAGTGCGAACAGGCCCTGGCTACCCGAGCCCCAGTTCCTCACGCAGCAGGGCGGCGATCTCCGCGGCGCGCTCCGGCGCCACCAAAAGACGCATGCCCGCGACGCCAACTGAACCGAACACCGGCAGTACGCTCGCCAGGTGTTCGTTCGTGATCACGTAGTCCACCCCTTCCCGCTCCAGCAGCATCTTGATGATCAGGACTTCCTGCAGGTCTGCAGGCCGGTAGATTTCCGTGAGCGGTGCGTTCATGCGTTCGGCCTATGCGAAAGCCAGCGCCACCACGCCGGCGGTCATGAACAGCGCCGCGATGGTGCGGCGGCGCGCATCGCCTTCCGACAGGAGCCGCGCGCCGAGGAACGCGGCGATGAGGATGCTCACCTCCCGCGCCGGCGCGACGTAGCTCACGAGCGTGAGTTGCATTGCCGTCAGCACGAGAATGTACGCGAGGGGGCAGAGCACCGCGACCGCGAT
Above is a window of Betaproteobacteria bacterium DNA encoding:
- a CDS encoding twin-arginine translocation signal domain-containing protein — translated: MFNAQISRREFLKTSGALVVTFAAGNPGAEAAAAPAAVKAKTVALDQVDGFVAIDGTGTVTVYSGKVDLGTGLYTALMQIALGRRGTYRCHRAVDDSECCL
- a CDS encoding DUF2007 domain-containing protein; this translates as MNAPLTEIYRPADLQEVLIIKMLLEREGVDYVITNEHLASVLPVFGSVGVAGMRLLVAPERAAEIAALLREELGLG
- a CDS encoding EamA family transporter, with translation AVALLLTPPILQDWLTNAGRVVLMAPLLRGRGASVRQAWQQHRADVIAVAVLCPLAYILVLTAMQLTLVSYVAPAREVSILIAAFLGARLLSEGDARRRTIAALFMTAGVVALAFA